In a single window of the uncultured Dysgonomonas sp. genome:
- a CDS encoding helix-turn-helix domain-containing protein encodes MKESLNQKVVSAIYESLPEKERIIPFLCDLLDLSRESAYRRVRNSIPFTFEEVAAISIKLGISADDIIGQHNNKRAFFDLYLNGTSDPIESYGKLLQNMADISQKLRKANESEMIASSSRIPFAFSMQYENIRKFRYFKWIHQTHEVPINFYLSDLTFPSQLETLYKNYMYNYMRVNNIKFILDKNTFLPTTEEVLYYHKRKLINDNEFLAIQKELLLVVDGIEQLLQTGVNEAGSNIYIYLSALPIESNCAYLEYDGTTCARYWSYTFNPIVVFNKEACTLQKKWLESLLKYSTLITKSNEYLQAEFLNAQRKFITDMTESEV; translated from the coding sequence ATGAAAGAGAGTTTAAATCAAAAGGTAGTATCTGCTATATATGAGTCTCTGCCTGAAAAAGAGAGAATCATTCCATTTTTATGCGATCTTCTCGACCTAAGCCGGGAATCAGCCTATCGCAGGGTAAGAAACAGCATACCTTTTACCTTCGAAGAAGTAGCTGCAATATCAATAAAACTAGGAATATCTGCCGACGACATAATAGGACAGCATAACAATAAACGGGCTTTTTTCGATCTGTATTTAAATGGTACATCCGACCCAATCGAATCTTATGGAAAGTTACTGCAAAACATGGCAGACATCAGTCAAAAATTGCGCAAAGCCAATGAATCCGAGATGATAGCTTCGAGCAGCAGAATTCCTTTTGCCTTTAGCATGCAATATGAAAACATCAGAAAGTTCCGCTATTTCAAATGGATTCACCAGACTCACGAGGTACCCATTAATTTCTATTTGTCCGATTTGACTTTTCCTTCACAACTGGAAACCTTATACAAAAACTACATGTATAATTACATGAGAGTAAATAATATTAAATTTATTCTGGATAAAAATACATTTCTCCCTACCACAGAAGAAGTACTTTATTATCATAAAAGAAAGTTAATTAATGACAATGAATTTTTAGCAATACAGAAAGAACTGTTGCTGGTGGTGGATGGCATAGAACAATTGTTACAAACCGGAGTAAATGAAGCCGGATCAAACATCTATATATATTTATCAGCGTTACCAATAGAATCTAATTGTGCTTATCTGGAATACGATGGCACTACCTGTGCCCGCTATTGGTCGTACACTTTCAATCCAATAGTAGTTTTCAATAAAGAGGCTTGCACATTACAAAAAAAATGGCTTGAATCCCTGCTTAAGTATTCGACATTGATTACAAAGTCTAACGAATATCTTCAGGCAGAGTTTCTCAATGCACAAAGAAAATTTATAACAGATATGACAGAATCCGAGGTTTAA
- a CDS encoding transglutaminase domain-containing protein, whose product MKRISFYSIILSSILIFISACSESNPHFLKDEKYRKEVHEQFLKRKELAAGRSEQLFSVLDKPDLPVEKREALEFLYAYMPLSDLADYDGDFFLGQVDAAFNARDYFDWGKKIPDDIFRHFVLVYRVNNENLDSARQVFFEELKDRVKNLTMEQAVLEVNHWCHEKVTYRGTDGRTSSPLALAKTSWGRCGEESTFTTAALRAVGIPARQCYTPRWVHTDDNHAWVEAWVDGKWHYIGACEPEPELDVAWFSAPAKRAMMVHTNVFGLYNGPEEKNVQTDLYSVINLLGNYTATRDIKVKVVDEAGKPVAGATVNFNVYNYAEFYPIATGITKEDGSTSIVSGMGDILVWANKHDIYGYAKSTPGDGELTVTLKEKQGGEFEESIIMEAPAEQSVKELSTEKIAGNAKRLAHEDSIRNGYMNTFINEADARKFAGENNLNADKTWEYLSKSQGNWQEISVFLKSQNGNGYLYPFIESLKDKDLRDTPTGYLSDHLIVNGSWPGGIPDFHKRYAQYILSPRISLELIRPWRGYFKKVLTEDFVNKSRSDIQTVVDFVRTNIKVDNEQNYFKCPVSPQGVYELKVSDKHSRDIFFVALCRSMDILTRIDPATSRPQYLKAEDNLWTDVFFEELAAEKPKATITFTSAKDNIVKPGYYTHFTIARFDNGNFVTLDYENEIKSLPAKISVDEGYYRIMTGSRGNDGSVTIDTRYIEVKGKESRAIEIKLPKVEGRIQVQGIVDPNTIVTLNDGSKKTLKELTNKKGLVICFADPDKEPTKHILQDLPAVQQAIEDWNGGLLFAVPDDKLSKAFDASVFKGLPKQSLWMTDNKRVLLNAVAGALQIDFSNNFPLTVYLSTNGGILYSSQGYRIGIGENIIKTIEEEKATKK is encoded by the coding sequence ATGAAAAGAATAAGCTTCTACTCTATTATCCTATCTTCTATATTGATTTTTATCAGTGCATGTAGTGAGTCGAATCCTCATTTTCTGAAAGACGAAAAGTACAGAAAAGAAGTGCACGAGCAATTCCTTAAACGAAAAGAACTGGCTGCCGGCCGTAGCGAGCAACTATTCTCTGTACTAGATAAACCTGATTTGCCTGTAGAGAAACGAGAAGCATTGGAATTCCTGTATGCTTATATGCCGCTTTCCGACCTAGCCGACTATGACGGCGATTTTTTCCTCGGACAAGTAGATGCTGCATTCAATGCCCGTGACTATTTTGATTGGGGAAAGAAAATACCTGATGATATTTTCCGTCATTTCGTACTGGTTTACCGGGTAAACAATGAGAACCTAGACTCCGCCCGCCAGGTCTTTTTCGAAGAATTAAAAGACCGGGTGAAGAACCTGACAATGGAGCAAGCAGTACTCGAAGTCAATCACTGGTGCCACGAGAAAGTAACATACAGGGGAACGGACGGACGGACATCCTCTCCTTTAGCCTTAGCCAAAACATCCTGGGGCCGCTGCGGAGAAGAATCCACATTTACTACAGCAGCCTTACGAGCCGTAGGTATTCCTGCACGTCAATGCTATACTCCGCGTTGGGTACACACCGATGATAACCACGCTTGGGTCGAAGCATGGGTAGACGGGAAATGGCACTATATCGGCGCCTGTGAACCCGAACCCGAACTCGATGTGGCATGGTTTTCCGCACCTGCAAAGCGGGCAATGATGGTACATACCAATGTCTTCGGGTTATATAATGGCCCTGAAGAAAAAAATGTACAAACCGATCTGTATTCCGTGATTAATCTATTAGGCAATTATACTGCTACCCGTGATATAAAAGTAAAGGTGGTGGACGAAGCAGGCAAACCTGTAGCCGGAGCAACTGTGAACTTTAATGTATATAATTATGCCGAATTTTACCCTATTGCAACAGGTATTACAAAAGAGGACGGTAGTACATCTATTGTTTCGGGTATGGGAGATATACTTGTGTGGGCAAATAAACATGATATATACGGCTATGCAAAATCGACTCCAGGTGACGGGGAATTAACAGTCACCCTAAAAGAAAAACAAGGCGGGGAATTCGAAGAGTCCATCATTATGGAAGCACCTGCCGAACAATCAGTAAAAGAATTATCTACTGAAAAGATTGCCGGGAATGCGAAACGTCTTGCTCATGAAGATTCTATCCGTAATGGGTATATGAATACATTTATAAATGAGGCTGACGCTCGTAAATTTGCCGGAGAGAATAACCTGAATGCTGACAAAACATGGGAGTATTTATCTAAATCGCAAGGGAACTGGCAGGAGATATCCGTATTCCTTAAATCTCAAAACGGCAACGGATACTTATACCCATTCATCGAATCATTAAAAGACAAAGACCTGCGTGACACTCCCACCGGATATTTATCTGATCACCTGATCGTCAATGGCTCCTGGCCGGGAGGAATACCTGACTTCCATAAGCGTTATGCACAATATATATTATCACCACGCATCAGCCTGGAACTAATCCGTCCGTGGCGCGGCTATTTCAAAAAAGTGCTGACGGAGGATTTTGTTAACAAATCGCGCTCAGATATACAGACTGTGGTCGATTTTGTCCGCACCAATATAAAAGTGGATAATGAACAAAACTACTTCAAATGCCCTGTATCGCCTCAAGGAGTTTACGAGCTAAAGGTTTCCGATAAACATTCGAGGGATATATTCTTTGTTGCCCTATGCCGTTCAATGGATATACTGACCCGTATAGACCCGGCTACCAGCCGTCCCCAATATCTCAAGGCAGAGGATAATTTGTGGACAGATGTATTTTTTGAAGAACTAGCCGCGGAAAAGCCAAAAGCGACTATAACATTTACTAGTGCAAAGGATAATATCGTAAAACCGGGATACTATACGCATTTTACAATCGCCCGTTTCGACAATGGGAATTTTGTCACACTCGACTATGAGAATGAGATAAAGAGCCTGCCTGCAAAAATATCCGTTGACGAGGGTTATTACCGTATAATGACAGGCAGCAGGGGAAATGATGGATCTGTAACCATCGACACACGCTACATAGAAGTGAAAGGTAAGGAGTCCAGAGCCATAGAAATCAAACTGCCTAAGGTGGAAGGACGTATTCAGGTACAAGGGATCGTAGACCCGAATACTATAGTCACATTGAATGACGGTAGCAAAAAAACATTGAAAGAGCTGACCAACAAAAAAGGTCTGGTTATCTGCTTTGCCGATCCTGACAAAGAGCCGACCAAGCATATCCTTCAGGATCTGCCTGCCGTACAACAAGCTATTGAGGACTGGAACGGCGGATTATTATTTGCAGTACCCGACGATAAACTGAGTAAAGCATTTGATGCCTCTGTATTTAAGGGCTTGCCAAAACAATCGTTGTGGATGACTGATAACAAACGCGTATTGCTTAATGCTGTTGCAGGAGCTTTGCAGATAGATTTCTCGAACAATTTCCCTCTGACTGTTTATTTGTCTACAAACGGAGGCATATTATATTCGTCTCAGGGGTATCGTATAGGTATTGGAGAGAATATAATTAAAACAATAGAAGAAGAAAAAGCAACGAAAAAATAA